A section of the Acropora muricata isolate sample 2 chromosome 4, ASM3666990v1, whole genome shotgun sequence genome encodes:
- the LOC136913259 gene encoding uncharacterized protein, protein MKEKEKSSLVDLGKRLLEAARKGQAEEVSLLMASGAPFTTDWLGTSPLHLAAQHGHAQTAEVLLRAGVSRDARTKVDRTPLHMAAQHGHTRVAELLVTSGASTNNADMLNMTPLHWACEHNHIDIAKILLQAGARHDIKSKFGKTSIDIARAKGYEEILAVLTSGQDQDLELPKSFKRQADRSNLSLSSVKKRQRTKKFAMTEGSWTGPEGPIENGNKPRKKAATPGTLPKSAVGGGRRVSAPPQFNNAGSPSLRSPTENSIASLVSAAAIVKAKSESEGESQTSSGNAEGKSASSTTKPQDSSVLDTLATLATATLSHSASSTSTTPQQVTAVPGRPVGITPLSLPPTTPTFTTPLTPSNLFSMPSPLAALSALSSLSSPAQTSPLPLSFSMPVISTTGAQLVPLVPASGSSFFSNATGMTVQAVSASNDPSSTSVTSSGISSITSSPNASTQTVPPQTIVAPFQLPSGSSQAQLALSQILTPMQGVQPSVVLELNATTNKDGVAQVKMDHQSSEFLKSHVGQSQEATHGQLQQESNENKQDDANSQNIQGTQELLITLQVPPGLQHVQPQLLSEPTFALQHVQLVPSGQETQTQTSTGQSQQNQVSIVQQNEANTQVSQEQASASGTSQSSVVQLQLQQDQLNLAQLMQNASHGTLPLPLTITPQQMQLFANTQLQIPQQTRQQHQQQATTTGQSMQHQQQTQNIAQQFMGQSIPRGTLLPQNYVSQIGQTNAQTTVDVQQQQSQHQQLIPSQVLLQVHEDVRKLLEQRQAEEDRARKELEGKLQALQRDSEKYRTELENAQKEAEAYRGRLEFERKENTRLHQLYEASKQPPLE, encoded by the exons ATGAAGGAAAAGGAGAAGTCGTCCCTAGTGGATCTTGGAAAGAGGTTATTGGAGGCTGCTCGCAAAGGACAAGCAGAGGAAGTAAGCCTACTGATGGCATCTGGAGCACCATTTACAACTGACTGG CTTGGGACTTCCCCATTACACTTGGCTGCTCAACATGGTCACGCCCAGACAGCAGAAGTGTTGTTACGAGCTGGGGTCAGTCGAGATGCTCGCACAAAG GTGGATAGAACACCATTACACATGGCTGCACAGCATGGACACACTCGTGTTGCTGAGCTTCTCGTTACATCAGGAGCCAGCACAAACAATGCAGACATG CTTAATATGACTCCACTTCACTGGGCTTGCGAACACAACCACATTGACATTGCTAAAATATTGCTCCAAGCAGGTGCCAGACATGACATCAAAAGCAAG tttggcAAGACTTCAATAGACATTGCACGTGCTAAAGGATATGAGGAAATTCTTGCTGTTTTAACGTCTGGGCAG GATCAAGACTTGGAATTGCCAAAGAGTTTCAAGAGGCAAG CGGATCGTAGTAACCTCTCATTGAGCTCAgtgaaaaaaaggcaaagaactAAGAAGTTTGCCATGACAGAAGGTTCTTGGACTGGGCCAGAAGGACCCATAG AGAATGGTAACAAACCTCGTAAGAAAGCTGCAACGCCTGGAACATTACCCAAATCTGCTGTTGGTGGAGGACGCAGAGTGTCTGCCCCACCACAATTTAACAATGCAG GCTCCCCATCTTTACGTAGTCCCACAGAGAATTCAATTGCTTCTCTTGTATCAGCTGCTGCCATAGTGAAAGCCAAGTCAGAGAGTGAAGGAGAGAGTCAGACGTCATCTG GAAACGCAGAAGGTAAAAGTGCATCCAGTACCACTAAACCTCAAGATTCAAGCGTTCTTGACACTCTTGCAACCCTTGCCACAGCAACATTGAGCCATAGTGCATCATCCACCTCAACCACACCACAACAAGTCACAGCTGTTCCTGGTAGACCTGTGGGTATTACGCCTCTCTCACTTCCTCCGACCACTCCCACATTCACAACTCCACTCACACCGTCGAATCTTTTTTCTATGCCATCACCTCTTGCAGCGTTGTCCGCGCTGTCATCACTATCATCCCCAGCTCAAACGTCCCCGCTGCCGTTGTCGTTCTCAATGCCAGTGATATCAACAACGGGTGCGCAACTGGTTCCGTTGGTGCCGGCAAGTGGCTCGTCCTTCTTTTCAAATGCAACTGGGATGACAGTGCAAGCAGTGTCGGCATCTAATGACCCCTCATCCACAAGTGTGACCAGTTCCGGCATTAGCAGCATAACTTCAAGCCCCAATGCTTCGACGCAGACAGTACCACCACAGACAATTGTGGCTCCTTTTCAGCTGCCAAGTGGTTCAAGTCAAGCACAACTAGCCTTGAGTCAGATCCTTACTCCAATGCAAGGGGTGCAGCCATCGGTAGTTCTCGAGTTGaatgcaacaacaaacaaagacgGAGTTG CTCAAGTCAAAATGGATCACCAGTCATCCGAATTTTTAAAAAGCCATGTCGGTCAATCACAG GAAGCCACACACGGCCAACTTCAACAAgaatcaaatgaaaacaaacaggATGACGCGAATTCGCAAAACATACAGGGAACACAGGAACTGCTGATAACGCTTCAAGTTCCACCTGGTTTGCAGCACGTGCAACCACAGTTACTATCAGAGCCTACCTTTGCACTTCAACATGTTCAGCTTGTTCCCTCTGGTCAAGAGACTCAAACG CAAACATCGACTGGACAGTCACAGCAGAACCAAGTGAGTATTGTGCAACAAAATGAGGCTAATACACAGGTTTCCCAAGAGCAAGCTTCAGCCTCTGGTACATCGCAGAGTTCCGTTGTTCAGCTACAACTCCAACAGGACCAGTTAAACCTTGCGCAACTCATGCAGAATGCTAGCCACGGAACTCTACCTCTGCCTTTAACAATCACTCCCCAACAGATGCAACTGTTTGCAA ATACTCAGCTACAGATTCCCCAGCAGACGCGACAACAGCATCAACAACAGGCAACTACCACAGGACAATCGATGCAACATCAGCAACAGACGCAAAACATTGCCCAACAATTCATGGGTCAGTCGATCCCAAGAGGAACTTTACTCCCACAGAATTACGTCTCACAAATTGGACAG ACCAATGCGCAAACAACAGTGGATGTTCAACAACAGCAGTCGCAGCATCAGCAGTTAATTCCTTCTCAAGTGCTATTGCAAGTCCACGAAGACGTTCGCAAGCTGCTGGAGCAACGACAGGCAGAGGAAGACAGAGCGAGAAAGGAACTTGAAGGCAAACTGCAAGCATTGCAGAGGGACAGCGAGAAATACCGCACCGAGCTCGAAAATGCACAGAAAGAAGCTGAGGCGTACCGCGGCCGTCTGGAATTCGAACGAAAGGAGAATACAAGACTCCATCAACTGTATGAGGCGTCCAAACAGCCACCCTTAGAATAA